One segment of Aquimarina sp. BL5 DNA contains the following:
- a CDS encoding sterol desaturase family protein codes for MEIYINSFINAFKNNVQWTWNSIVLEVPWYTNYFWGLIIISLLVWVLEVTFPWRKEQSTFRKDFWLDGFYMFFNFFVFAIVIGGFYELLGVFFGDLGISTKSLTIIDISALPKWIQLVVFFIILDFVQWFTHVLLHKYPFLWTFHKIHHSVKEMGFAAHLRYHWMENIFYKPLKTIGVMILGGFEPEQAYIVHFLAIAIGHFNHANIKITWGPLKYILNNPVMHLYHHSYILPKGSYGVNFGISLSLWDYIFKTNYIPEDSGTIEIGFPGDEKIPKSFLGQLTYGFGKTKKDV; via the coding sequence ATGGAAATATATATCAATTCATTCATAAATGCTTTTAAAAATAATGTACAATGGACTTGGAATTCTATAGTACTAGAAGTTCCATGGTACACAAATTATTTCTGGGGATTGATTATAATTTCATTATTAGTTTGGGTATTGGAAGTAACATTTCCTTGGAGAAAAGAGCAATCTACTTTCAGAAAAGATTTTTGGTTAGATGGATTTTATATGTTTTTCAATTTTTTTGTTTTTGCTATTGTTATAGGTGGTTTTTATGAGTTGTTAGGGGTGTTTTTTGGTGATCTAGGAATTTCTACTAAAAGTTTAACGATTATCGATATATCAGCTTTACCAAAATGGATCCAATTAGTTGTCTTTTTTATCATATTAGACTTTGTACAATGGTTTACGCATGTGTTATTGCATAAATATCCATTTCTTTGGACGTTTCATAAAATTCATCATTCAGTGAAGGAAATGGGATTTGCAGCGCATCTTCGTTATCATTGGATGGAAAATATATTCTATAAACCCTTAAAAACCATTGGAGTAATGATTCTAGGTGGTTTTGAGCCGGAACAAGCCTATATAGTACATTTTTTGGCGATAGCAATAGGCCATTTTAATCATGCTAATATTAAAATTACTTGGGGACCACTGAAGTATATTCTCAACAATCCGGTGATGCATTTATATCATCATTCTTATATTTTGCCCAAAGGTTCTTATGGTGTTAATTTTGGGATTAGTTTGAGTCTCTGGGATTATATTTTCAAAACTAATTATATACCCGAAGATAGTGGTACCATTGAAATTGGTTTTCCGGGTGATGAAAAAATACCTAAAAGTTTTTTGGGTCAACTTACCTACGGTTTTGGAAAAACGAAAAAGGATGTATAA
- a CDS encoding RsiV family protein, producing the protein MKTLIISVAVISLMACNTRTQIKENPKKDVIEREQLLDQNTDSTQYFSEETLELNQEKTKSIKVERLITTEDDKNKLQELVIAKKLYKEEDFYILNYKYPYLNEEMDVDNVQFNDFIAENYLNIEATENEILEDKVIFCDSLGIGRCMDKRIIDYKVYAVKSNLISVLLYKENYYSGMKHSTYMFECLNFDLNNHKFIYYNDFFINNSEKELLTTINKTITNSINSGELYYECWELSEEDFKVYKNNFVVNDDTVEFYFDDCIICPSYTGTYSIEIPIKEIMHLIKKYNDQPLIG; encoded by the coding sequence ATGAAAACCCTAATCATTAGTGTTGCTGTCATAAGTTTGATGGCGTGTAATACTAGAACTCAAATAAAAGAAAACCCAAAAAAAGATGTTATAGAGCGTGAACAGCTTCTTGATCAAAATACAGATAGTACCCAATATTTCTCAGAAGAAACGCTAGAACTAAATCAGGAAAAAACAAAATCCATAAAGGTAGAACGTCTTATTACTACGGAAGATGACAAGAATAAATTACAAGAGCTGGTAATTGCTAAAAAGTTATATAAGGAAGAGGATTTCTATATTTTGAACTATAAATATCCTTATCTCAATGAAGAAATGGATGTTGATAATGTTCAGTTTAATGATTTCATAGCAGAAAATTACTTGAATATAGAAGCTACAGAAAATGAGATTTTAGAAGATAAAGTAATATTCTGTGATTCTCTCGGGATCGGGAGATGTATGGATAAAAGAATAATTGATTATAAAGTATATGCTGTGAAAAGTAACCTTATCAGTGTACTGCTTTATAAAGAAAACTATTATTCAGGAATGAAGCATTCTACGTATATGTTCGAGTGTCTAAACTTTGATCTCAATAATCATAAATTCATTTATTACAATGATTTTTTTATCAATAATTCGGAAAAAGAATTACTTACAACTATAAATAAAACAATAACCAATAGTATAAATTCTGGAGAATTGTATTATGAATGTTGGGAGTTATCAGAAGAAGATTTTAAGGTGTATAAAAACAATTTTGTGGTTAATGATGATACTGTAGAATTCTATTTTGATGATTGTATTATTTGCCCTTCATATACCGGAACTTATTCTATCGAAATTCCAATTAAAGAGATAATGCACCTTATTAAAAAATATAATGATCAACCATTAATAGGATAA
- a CDS encoding universal stress protein yields the protein MKKILVPIDFSEYSEYALQVAADIARKQHAEIIVLHMLGLSEAILTKDEAQEAAEAIYYLKLAEKRFKTFLDKEYLKGIKITETVQNYKVFSELNEVANENEIDLIVMGSHGSSGLSEVFVGSNTEKVVRTSDIPVLVIKNQIDEFDLKEVVFACDFKMENIRAYHNANRLFTLFNATVHMVYVNLPGDRFRNSNQIEERVKEFLFKADSGNLENFDKVVVQNDYSVENGIFNYCQKINADVIAIPTHGRRGLSHFFNGSIGEDIANHSNKPVITFKI from the coding sequence ATGAAAAAAATCCTCGTCCCAATTGACTTTTCTGAATACTCAGAATATGCATTACAAGTTGCCGCTGATATTGCAAGAAAGCAACACGCAGAAATCATTGTATTACATATGCTTGGCTTATCAGAAGCTATTCTTACCAAAGATGAAGCTCAAGAAGCTGCGGAGGCTATTTATTATTTAAAACTAGCAGAAAAAAGATTTAAGACATTCTTAGATAAAGAATATCTGAAAGGCATTAAAATCACAGAAACTGTACAGAACTATAAAGTATTTAGTGAATTAAATGAAGTAGCTAATGAAAATGAAATAGATCTTATTGTGATGGGGTCTCACGGTAGTAGTGGATTAAGTGAGGTGTTTGTTGGCTCTAATACAGAAAAAGTAGTTCGTACTTCTGATATCCCAGTTTTGGTAATCAAAAATCAGATTGATGAATTCGATTTAAAAGAAGTAGTGTTTGCCTGTGATTTTAAAATGGAAAATATCCGTGCGTATCATAACGCCAATCGATTATTCACTTTATTTAATGCTACCGTACATATGGTGTATGTAAATCTACCAGGTGATCGATTTAGGAATTCTAATCAAATTGAAGAGCGAGTAAAAGAATTTCTTTTCAAAGCAGATTCAGGCAATTTAGAAAATTTTGATAAAGTAGTAGTTCAGAATGATTATTCTGTAGAGAATGGTATTTTTAACTATTGTCAAAAAATAAACGCAGATGTTATTGCAATACCAACTCATGGCAGAAGAGGATTATCACACTTTTTTAATGGAAGTATTGGAGAGGATATTGCTAATCACTCTAATAAACCTGTAATTACATTTAAGATCTAA
- a CDS encoding acylphosphatase, with amino-acid sequence MLKHYKISVKGKVQGVWYRKSTLEKALELNIKGIVKNQSDGSVYIEAEGNENQLKIFLEWCTQGPKFAEVSDVSKEEDVPLFYKFFEILY; translated from the coding sequence ATGCTTAAACATTATAAAATCTCAGTAAAAGGGAAAGTCCAGGGAGTGTGGTATCGAAAAAGTACTTTAGAAAAAGCACTGGAATTAAATATAAAAGGAATAGTGAAAAATCAATCAGATGGTAGTGTTTACATTGAAGCAGAAGGAAATGAAAATCAGCTCAAAATATTTTTAGAATGGTGTACCCAAGGACCAAAGTTTGCTGAGGTGAGTGATGTTTCTAAAGAAGAAGATGTTCCTTTATTTTATAAGTTTTTTGAGATCTTATATTAA
- a CDS encoding DUF998 domain-containing protein, with amino-acid sequence MNTKNSEKSYVLFLVVYILMILTGFILPFFSDPDYLISENTLSELGAQNTPNNWIMNFVFILLGFITFINGFKVVGKHRVQIFALFIFCLSFVLTGIFMHAPIDRGVVYDSFQNEMHSVFSTITGISFCTYCLVVSFIIRWRYQKIMAISVGIIALIVSYLMIVHSDYRGLYQRGIFIMAFGWILYSFKFYEYVFTKKEYFQLINRNGK; translated from the coding sequence ATGAATACTAAAAATTCAGAAAAGAGTTATGTTCTTTTTTTGGTAGTATATATCCTTATGATATTAACAGGATTCATATTACCTTTTTTTTCGGATCCGGACTATTTGATATCGGAAAATACCTTAAGTGAATTAGGAGCTCAAAATACACCAAATAACTGGATAATGAATTTTGTTTTTATCCTATTGGGTTTTATAACTTTTATCAACGGTTTCAAAGTTGTGGGAAAGCATCGTGTTCAAATATTCGCTCTTTTTATTTTTTGCCTTTCTTTCGTTTTAACAGGAATATTTATGCACGCACCTATCGATCGTGGAGTGGTTTACGATTCGTTTCAGAATGAAATGCACTCTGTTTTTTCAACAATAACAGGAATTTCATTTTGTACCTACTGTTTAGTCGTTAGTTTTATTATTAGATGGAGGTATCAAAAAATAATGGCCATATCTGTTGGGATTATAGCTTTAATCGTATCCTATTTAATGATTGTACATTCTGATTATAGAGGATTGTACCAGCGAGGTATATTTATAATGGCTTTTGGATGGATCCTATATTCTTTCAAATTCTATGAATATGTTTTTACAAAAAAAGAGTATTTTCAACTTATAAATAGAAACGGAAAATGA
- the deoD gene encoding purine-nucleoside phosphorylase translates to MSTHIAAKRGEIAETVLLPGDPLRAKWIAETFLEDSVCYNKVRGMLGYTGSYRGKRVSVQGTGMGIPSSLIYCHELINDFGAQNLIRVGSSGSYQKDVKLRDIVIAMAASSTSGINNSRFINADYSPTANFELFMKAALYAREHNIPIKAGNVLSADEFYEDDFDSYKKWAAFGVLCVEMEAAGLYTIAAKFNVKALAILTISDSLVTGERTTSEERETTFSKMIEIALGTL, encoded by the coding sequence ATGAGTACACATATCGCAGCAAAAAGAGGTGAGATAGCAGAAACTGTTTTATTACCCGGAGATCCTCTGAGGGCAAAGTGGATTGCTGAAACATTTTTAGAAGATTCGGTATGCTATAATAAGGTTCGCGGAATGCTGGGATATACTGGTAGTTATCGTGGGAAGAGAGTTTCTGTGCAAGGAACAGGAATGGGTATTCCGTCTTCATTGATTTATTGTCATGAATTGATTAATGATTTTGGTGCGCAAAATTTGATTAGGGTAGGTTCTTCTGGATCTTATCAGAAAGATGTTAAGCTTAGAGATATTGTGATTGCTATGGCTGCTTCTTCAACTTCTGGGATTAATAACTCTAGATTTATCAATGCAGATTATTCTCCCACCGCTAATTTTGAACTATTTATGAAAGCTGCTTTATATGCTCGGGAACATAATATTCCTATTAAGGCAGGAAACGTTTTATCTGCAGATGAATTTTATGAAGATGACTTTGACTCTTATAAAAAATGGGCAGCATTTGGAGTGCTTTGTGTAGAAATGGAAGCTGCAGGTTTATACACGATTGCAGCAAAATTCAATGTGAAAGCGTTAGCAATTCTCACCATTTCTGACTCTCTTGTTACTGGAGAAAGAACTACTTCCGAAGAAAGAGAAACTACCTTCAGTAAAATGATAGAAATAGCGTTGGGAACTTTATAA
- the deoC gene encoding deoxyribose-phosphate aldolase: MDLNRYIDHTILKATATVEDIKKLCKEAKKYNFYSVCVNGAYVGLAYSELMKTDVKIAAVVGFPLGAMTIKAKVFEAKQCIEEGANEIDMVLNIGLLKSGYHKIVQDEIAAIKRAVGDTILKVIFENCYLTNEEKKIACQLSIDAGADFIKTSTGFGTEGATVEDIKLMRDMVQDKIKIKASGGIRDIETAERYINMGVSRLGTSSGVALVTSK; encoded by the coding sequence ATGGATCTTAATAGATATATTGATCACACCATTCTAAAAGCAACTGCCACGGTAGAGGATATAAAGAAGTTATGTAAAGAAGCAAAGAAGTATAATTTCTATTCGGTATGCGTCAATGGTGCATATGTTGGTCTGGCTTACAGTGAATTAATGAAAACTGATGTAAAAATAGCAGCTGTAGTAGGGTTTCCATTAGGCGCAATGACTATTAAGGCTAAAGTATTTGAAGCAAAACAATGTATTGAAGAAGGAGCAAATGAAATAGACATGGTTCTTAATATAGGATTACTCAAATCAGGTTATCACAAAATTGTTCAGGATGAGATTGCTGCGATTAAAAGAGCTGTTGGGGATACTATATTAAAAGTCATTTTTGAAAATTGTTATCTTACTAATGAAGAAAAGAAAATTGCTTGCCAATTATCCATTGATGCGGGAGCAGACTTTATAAAAACTTCTACAGGTTTTGGAACAGAGGGAGCTACTGTAGAAGATATAAAGTTAATGAGAGATATGGTTCAGGATAAGATAAAAATAAAAGCTTCTGGTGGGATTAGAGACATAGAAACTGCCGAAAGATATATTAATATGGGTGTTTCCCGACTTGGAACCTCTTCAGGAGTAGCTTTGGTAACTTCAAAATAA
- the trxA gene encoding thioredoxin, with protein sequence MKDSFSNIIDSETPVLVDFYADWCGPCKMLGPILKEVKEELGTAIKIVKIDVDKNQPLAAKYQVRGVPTMLLFKEGKQLWRQSGVLQKHDIIGVINSHK encoded by the coding sequence ATGAAAGATAGCTTTAGCAATATTATTGATTCCGAAACACCGGTACTAGTAGATTTTTATGCAGATTGGTGTGGTCCTTGTAAAATGTTAGGGCCAATTCTGAAAGAGGTGAAAGAAGAGCTAGGTACTGCCATAAAAATTGTAAAAATTGATGTTGATAAAAATCAACCTTTAGCAGCTAAATATCAGGTAAGAGGAGTGCCAACTATGCTTTTGTTTAAAGAAGGAAAGCAGCTCTGGAGACAATCTGGTGTTTTGCAAAAACATGATATTATTGGAGTCATAAATTCTCATAAATAG